The genomic region CAACCCTCAACTAATAGGCATTGAAGTATATTCAACTATGAAGCTCCCTTATTGACATATATCATATTAAACAGTCATTTCTAAAAACTCATGATCACAATACACAAGATAACTGTgcaatattcaaaattaatgtgTCTCAAATACGCTAAAGAATGATGGGAACCACATAGGCAAGAAGTCAACACTATAATGGAAGATCACCTGAATTGTCTAGGAGGCTTCTCTAAAACAGCAGAGAAGAACATTTCTTGATCATCCTTATCAACCTTTGGAACAACTACCCATTTGTGCTTCTTATATCTCAGCATTTTGAAGGCCTGCAAGTAAGCATACAAATCTTCCTTCAAGCAGAAGAAGCTGTCTATCCAAAGCAACCCCCCTGGTCTCAGAACTCTATCCCAATCATACAATATAAACTCAAGGAGCACAAGGTCAATCCACCCATCTAGAAACCTTGTTGTGTGAATCAAATCCAGGGTGTTGTCAAAAAATGGAAGCCTTTGGTTTATAGTCAAGTAGAGAGGAACAAGTCCTCTAAGAGCTATCATTTCATTAAAGGGTGCTCCAAAATTGATAGTGGCTGAAACTATAGTCACATTGAATTCCCTCATCCTAGCAGCAAAAGTTCCAGTTCCAACACTGAAGTCCAATCCTATTCTGATCTCTTTTGGCTTAATTCCAAGAACATCAGATATAAGGAAATCCGCTGTCTGGTTTGAATCAGCCTCCAGGCTTATCCATCTTGGCATCTCATGGTTGGTGAGATTGAAGCAGTCTGCACACTTGAAGAATCCCTTACGAGTGGTGTTGCTGGCAAGACACAAGAAGTTCTTGCACCGGTATTGGCTCCATCTGACATTTCTATCATCAGGAAGTTTCCACAAGGATTCATTGATGGGAAATGGCTGGTTGTATAGCTTAGGGGCTCTTGAAAAGCACCTTCTCCTTGGTAAAGGATCACAACCATGAACCATAAGCTTTTGAGCTAGCTTCCAGTCATCATTGCAGATCTCACCAACATCATAGTCCATGTATTCTTCTAGCTCTTCCTTCATGGCAAAGCATGCGTGTCCTATGCTGGTGAAGCTTGCATTTGTCCCCATGAAGTTTTGTTTTCCTAATCTGTTAGGCTTTATCCTGACATACTTGCGAATCTCTTCACGCAGAAAGTAATCAGCAGGCTCATCAGATTGCTTCTTTTTTCTCACCAGAGGATGAATGGTGAAATTATCAGTTTGCCGATTACTCCCTTCACTGTGTTGATGAGACGTCGCTGCTGACTCAAGAAGTCCTAATATATCGGAAAGAAATGAACCTTGCTGGAATACAGATGGGGTTGACGATGGATCCTGTTTTGTTTCCCTCAGTTTGTCCAGTTCCTCTTCAATTTTATGAATTACCATTTCAACGGTTTTCATCAGCACCTCATTTTGATTCCTATTTGGGACCTCAGGATTCAGATTTGAGTATAAAGATTCAGTACCTAGAAATGATTTGAAGGAGAGGAACTTGGACACAGCAGCAACAGAAAGGAGAAGAGCAAGAGCACCCGGTatgaagataaaatagtaagcaCATCTCCATCTTTTTAACTTTGTATTAACATTCTGTTTTGTCATTCCCTTATCTTCAGGACTCAGAATATTGAAAGATTTCATGCGTTCTTACAGAGCATAAAAAGTAGTGAGATACAATGTTCTAAAACCGCACACACCATGCAGTTTCAGATTAAGAAATAACTAAACATATACAGCTCAAAGAGAAGATACTCAGACAGCCTTAGCATCAAAAGTGAAGTTGAAACAAGCACAGA from Glycine soja cultivar W05 chromosome 16, ASM419377v2, whole genome shotgun sequence harbors:
- the LOC114389009 gene encoding uncharacterized protein LOC114389009 — translated: MCQSLFISMRGIWISNLSQCPLYLVVHSCLPYCFINDENITLNTFSFKVNRLEERMKSFNILSPEDKGMTKQNVNTKLKRWRCAYYFIFIPGALALLLSVAAVSKFLSFKSFLGTESLYSNLNPEVPNRNQNEVLMKTVEMVIHKIEEELDKLRETKQDPSSTPSVFQQGSFLSDILGLLESAATSHQHSEGSNRQTDNFTIHPLVRKKKQSDEPADYFLREEIRKYVRIKPNRLGKQNFMGTNASFTSIGHACFAMKEELEEYMDYDVGEICNDDWKLAQKLMVHGCDPLPRRRCFSRAPKLYNQPFPINESLWKLPDDRNVRWSQYRCKNFLCLASNTTRKGFFKCADCFNLTNHEMPRWISLEADSNQTADFLISDVLGIKPKEIRIGLDFSVGTGTFAARMREFNVTIVSATINFGAPFNEMIALRGLVPLYLTINQRLPFFDNTLDLIHTTRFLDGWIDLVLLEFILYDWDRVLRPGGLLWIDSFFCLKEDLYAYLQAFKMLRYKKHKWVVVPKVDKDDQEMFFSAVLEKPPRQFR